A stretch of Cicer arietinum cultivar CDC Frontier isolate Library 1 chromosome 5, Cicar.CDCFrontier_v2.0, whole genome shotgun sequence DNA encodes these proteins:
- the LOC101498293 gene encoding rhodanese-like domain-containing protein 14, chloroplastic yields the protein MSAFTSTALQYSSTSYLQSWAPYLEGTRDHNSRCVRVRSYKPTSQILHQQNVARGLTIQNTATKPAKSPAEEEWKVKRELLLKKRVKSVEAKEALRLQKENNFVILDVRPEAEFKEAHPPDAINVQVYRLIKEWTAWDIARRAAFAFFGIFSGTEENPEFIKSVEAKLDKNAKIIVACSAGGTMKPTQNLPEGQQSRSLIAAYLLVLNGYNNVFHLEGGLYSWFKEDLPSVSEEE from the exons ATGTCAGCTTTTACATCAACAGCTCTACAATATTCATCCACATCATATTTACAATCATGGGCACCTTATTTAGAAGGTACACGTGATCATAATTCACGGTGTGTCAGAGTGAGATCATACAAACCTACTTCTCAGATATTACACCAACAGAACGTTGCAAGGGGGCTAACAATCCAGAACACAGCCACAAAGCCAGCGAAATCACCAG CTGAAGAAGAATGGAAGGTTAAGCGAGAATTACTGCTGAAAAAAAGG GTAAAAAGTGTGGAAGCAAAAGAAGCTCTGCGCCTTcagaaagaaaataattttgtgaTTCTTGATGTAAGGCCAGAAGCAGAGTTCAAGGAG GCTCATCCCCCAGATGCGATTAATGTTCAAGTATACAGGCTTATAAAAGAGTGGACAGCCTGGGACATTGCCAGACGTGCTGCATTTGCATTTTTTGGTATTTTCTCTGGCACAGAAGAGAACCCCGAGTTTATCAAAT CTGTTGAGGCAAAACTAGATAAAAATGCAAAGATAATAGTAGCTTGCTCAGCAGGAGGAACAATGAAACCAACACAAAATCTGCCAGAAGGTCAACAATCTAG GTCTCTAATAGCAGCTTACTTGCTGGTCCTTAATGGTTACAACAATGTCTTCCATCTAGAAGGCGGGCTTTACTCGTGGTTTAAAGAGGATCTACCAAGTGTTTCAGAGGAGGAGTGA